In Oscillospiraceae bacterium, the sequence CCTATATTCATATTATAAATATTATTGTTTTTATCTTTTAAAGATATCTTATATGAATAAGGATTTAAACCATATTGTGATAAATCAGTAGGATTGTCCTCAACATATTCTATAATCTTAAGTTCTTTCAAAAGATTAAAAACTTCTTCAAGTTTTGAACTTTCTGCAGCCCAGTCATAAGGTGTTTTCATATTAAATGCAGCAAAACTGTTACGATTAAGGTCGTTTGAATCATTTCTTTTAAATGAAACTGTTTTTGTTCCGTTTGTATAAGAAAATTCGTTAATATCGCTTATTTCAAAACTAAATAAAACAGTGTTTCTGTAATAATCAAGTTTTCTTAAAATTGTATCAACTGAGTATGTGCTTACGATATAAACTTTGTTTTCATCATTTAGTTTAACATAATAGCCACTGTCTGTCGGAGTTTTATTGCCTATATATATTTTTATTTTACTGTTGTCTTTTAAAGATAGTTCAAGTTCTGCCAAAGGATTTAAAAGTCCGAAATCACTTAAAGAAACGACGTTTTCGTCTGCAATTTCACTTGCATACATTGATGAAATTTCAGTAAGAAGGTATTCAAGTTTTTCGTCATCTTTCTCAATTTGTTTGCCTAAAATTTTAATTTCATCGCCATACAGAACATTATATTCTCCGAATTCGTTTTTAATGAAAACTGATGAAATATCACTGCTTAAAACACTATATATTTCTATACTCTCATATATATCATTATCTTTATCACTTGTTGTATCAATGCCTGATACTATAGCTAAACCAATTACAAGGAATATTATAATACAACCTAATATAACATAATTCTTATATTTTTTCATTATAATTTTCTCCTCTTAGACCATACAACAATTCCAAAAGTTATAAGTAAAACTGCTAGTATGGTAATTACAATAATAATAAATATGAAATTTGTTTGTGTAATTAAAAGTTGAGCATTATTTATTTCTTTAGAAGGAATATCAGCATAAGATTCTTTTGGCAATATTCCTAATATAACACTCTGGCACACGTCTTCATTATACATATAGGAATCCATTTCATATAAAAGTGAAGAGCCTGAAACATACATTTTTACGGTAGAATTATCTTCAAGCACTCTTTCGGCAACCATAGAAATAGTATGAGTTCCAATATTAGTTGTTTCTCCGTCTGCATTTTTGGTTGTTGCTTTATCAGTTGATGTTAAAACAGGATATAATGTTATACCTTTAGTACCCGAATATAAACTTTCAAGTTTATAAGAATGTTGATAATAAAGTGTTTCATCTACATCTTTAGTATATTTATTTTCCGAAACTACAGGTATAAACAAATTCTGCCTTGCTATGTTATCGTTATGCTTTTCGGATATAAGTTCCTCTTTTACTTCTATACCCCATTCCTTTATATATTCACAAAGGTTTGGAAGATACTGACCTACAGGATTTAAATAAATCTTAAGATTTCCGCCTGATAAAACATAACTTTCAAGGTCAGCAATCTCGGAAGATGTAAAATCAACAGATGGACAGAATATTACAAGCATATCACAGTTTTCAATTTTTTCTTTGGTAATATCTAAAACATCATAATTATAGTAATTCTTTTGCGCTACTGCTGCAATTGTATATGCAGGGTATTCGCCATGCCCTTCGGAAAACAGTATTGTTTTCTTCTCGCCTGTTGTAACAGAAATTATACCATTTGTTATAAGTGATTCTGCGCTTGCTAAATCTCCGTTACTACCATAAAGTGAAGCGAAACTTACAGCTTCAAATTTTTCTTTATTTTCAATAATAAGAGTTCCGTTTGGATCAATAATATTATTATATTTTGAAACAGACGCAGGATTTTTTTCAATATCAGTTTTTTCTATTATAATATTATTTTTTACTTGTTTATATCTTCCTAAAAGTTCTTCTATAACAGGCTCTCCCGTTGAGCCTGAAACAAGAAGTTTCATAGTAACAGGGTCTTCTATTTCTTTTAGTGCATCTTTACTCTCTTTTGAAATTTCAAATTGTTTATTTTGAGTTAAGTCTATATTAAGATTTGGAAACTTATCAAGCACTACGCTTACGAAAGCATTGCAAAGAAGAACTGCAATAATAAATAAAACAGTAACTATTGTTGCATTAAAACCAAATCTAAATTTATTTGAAATGTTTTTCTTTTTCATTTTTACTCCCACCTTTTTTTATCTATCATTCGTATTGTTAAGAATATAAATATACCTGCAAATGAAAGATAATACATTATGCTGTCCCATGCTAAAAGTCCCATTCCGAAATTATCAAAACGTATTGACAATGAGAAGAAACTAAACATATCATAAAGCCACTGAGGATTTCCGAATATATTAGGTATCATCTCTGCAAAATAGAACACAATAAGCATTGCAAATGATACAAGTGCAGAAATAATAAGGTTATTTGATACAGAAGATACAAATACACCAACTGAAACAAAAGCAGCACCAAGTATAAGTTCACCGACATATAATATTAAAAACGATGTAAAATCAAAAGGTGCAAATAAGGATATTATAAATGCATAAATAAGTATAATCGACATTATAAGAGCATAAACAACATACGCTGATAAGAATTTTCCCATAACAATAGACGTTATTGAGTTAGGGGAAGTAAATAACAGCTGGTCAGTTTTCTGAGTTTTCTCTTCTGCAAAAAGACGCATAGTAATTATAGGAACAAGGAAAACAAAAACCGTATTTATATTGTAACAAACATATAACAATGTTGTATATCCGTACATAACATTATAAAGTATAAAAAATACAAATGATATTACTAAAAACAAACTCATAAGTATATATATAAGAGGCGAATTAAAATATGAATTAAGTTCGCGTTTAAATATTGCTTTCATTTAATTTCCCCTCCCCAAATTCTGATTTGTAAGTTCTATAAATACATCCTCTAAACTCATCTTAGACGCCTGAAGCATAAGAATCGGCATAGATTTTACAGCCAAAGCGTTAAACAAAGTTTTTCTTACATCAAAACCTGCTTCGACATCTATTATAAAATCATAAGAGTCGTTTTCTTTTATGCCGACTTCTTTGATTTTTCTTATTCCAGTAACAGATTCTAAAACATTTTTGATCGCATTTCTTTCGCCTGCTATACGAACTGTAAGCTGTTGTTTTGTTGTATGAATGTTAGATAGGTTTTCAGGCGAATCTTCCGCCACAATCTGACCTTTACTTATAATAACAACTCTGTCGCATATTGCACTGATTTCCTGTAAGATATGAGAACTTATTATAATGGTTTTACTTTTCCCAAGTTCTTTTATCACATTTCTTATTTCAATAATCTGCTTAGGGTCAAGACCAACAGTAGGCTCGTCAAGAATAAGAATTTCAGGATCTCCGATAAGAGCACTTGCAAAACCTACTCTTTGTTTATAACCCTTTGATAAATGTTTAATAAGTCTGTCTTTAACATCTAAAATACCAACTGATTTCATTACCTCAACTATATGTTTGTTTAAGTCAAGTTTTACTTTTTTAAGTTCATAAACAAATTTCAAATATTCCAAAACTGTCATATCAAGATAAACAGGAGGAAGTTCAGGAAGATATCCAATCTTCTTTTTAACTTCGGTCGGATTGTCTAAAACCTCAAGACCGTCAACTTTAACGCTTCCTTTAGTATATGATAAGTAACCTGTTATAATAGACATTGTAGTAGTCTTACCTGCGCCGTTAGGACCTAAAAACCCTAAAATTTCCCCTTTATTTACAGTGAAGCTTATATCTTTTAAGCATGGCCTTTTACCGTAATTTTTATAAAGATGCGATATTTCAATCATTGTTAAGTTCCTCTCTCTTATAAATACATATTATTCAGATTTAACACACTTAATATATAATTCCTGAAGTTGTTTATCATCAACAAGGTTAGGTGCATCTGTCATAAGTTCAGATGCATTCTGAACTTTAGGGAATGCGATAACATCTCTTATAGAATCTTTTTTGGCAAGAAGCATAACAAGTCTGTCAAGTCCGTAAGCCATTCCTCCGTGAGGTGGTGTTCCGTACTTAAATGCTTCCATAAGATGCCCGAACTGTGCCCATGCCTGTTCTTTGGTAAAACCAAGTTTTTCAAACATTTTCTGTTGAAGTTCAGTATCAAATATTCTGATACTTCCTCCGCCTATTTCACAGCCATTAAGCACCATATCGTACGCTTTTGCTCTTACATTTTGAGGCTCGGTATCTAAAAGTTCAATATCATCATCTTTAGGAGATGTAAACGGATGATGTTTAGCATTAAAGCGTTTTTCTTCTTCGTCATATTCGAACAATGGGAAATCAACTACCCACAAGAAATTGAATTCATCTTTATTTATAATATCAAGTTTTGCAGCAATATGGCATCTTAGTGCACCTAAAGAGTCGTAAACAACGCTGTTCTTATCTGCAACAATAAGAAGAATATCGCCAGGTTTTGCGCTCGTTTTTTCTATCATTCCTTCTATTTCTTCTTCTTTTAAGAATTTTAAAACCGAAGAACGAACGCCGTCATTATCAACAATCATATAAGCAAGACCTTTTGCTCCATAAGTTTTAACAAATTCGGTCAAGGCATCTATTTCTTTTCTTGATAAACTTTGTGTTCCGTCTTCTTTTCCATCAACTTTAATACATCTAACGCTGCCACCATTATTTATTGCAGAGGAAAATACATTAAAATCAGTATTTTTAAGAACATCACTTAAATCACAAAGTTCCATTTTGTATCGTAAGTCAGGTTTATCAGAACCAAATCTGTCCATCGCCTCTTTATATGGAAGTCTTAAAAACGGAGTTTTGATATCCATATCCATAACGTCTTTAAATAAATGTTTAATAAATCCTTCATTAATTTCCATAACATCGTCTTCATTAACAAAGGACATTTCCAAGTCAATCTGAGTAAATTCAGGCTGCCTGTCTGCTCTTAAGTCTTCATCTCTGAAACATTTTACAATCTGGATATATCTGTCCATCGAAGACAGCATTAAAAGTTGTTTATACTGTTGCGGAGATTGAGGCAACGCATAAAATTTATTTGGATGAACACGGCTTGGAACAAGATAGTCCCTTGCTCCTTCAGGTGTACTTTTAGTAAGCATTGGAGTTTCAATTTCTAAAAATCCGTTTGCGTCATAATAATCTCTTGCGGATTTTGCAACCTTATGTCTTAAAATAAGATTTTCTTTCATATCTTTTCTTCTTAAATCAAGATATCTGTATTTTAATCTGAGCGCTTCGTTTGCATCAGAATTTTCTTCAATGGCAAAAGGAGGGGTTTCAGATTTGGATAAAATTCTAAGTTCGGAAACTTTAACTTCTATTTCACCTGTTTTAAGGTTAGGATTAACTGCTCCGCCTCTTTTTTGAACAACACCTTTTATTGCAATAACAAATTCTTTTCTTAAAGTACTTGCTTTTTCTTTAAGTGATTCCTCGCAGTCTTCACCAAAAAAAACTTGACAAATTCCCGATACATCTCTTAAATCAATAAACAAAAGACTTCCTAAATTTCTGTAATTATGAACCCAGCCCATAAGTGTTACTTCTTTTCCTATATCATCCTTAGTAAGCAAAGCCACTCTGGAAGTTCTTTTCATACCTTTAATATTCTCTGCCATTTTAATTTCCTCCAAACATATTTAAAAGTTCGTCATAATTTAAAAGTACTGTTTCTCCGCTGTCCATATTCTTTATATTGAACTTATTATTATTTATTTCTTCTTCGCCGATTACAACTGTATATTCCGCATTAATTTTATTAGCATACTTAAGTTGTGCTTTTAACGTTCTTCCCATAAAATCTTTTTCGCATTTTACATTATTTTCTCTTAAATCACTTACAAGTTTTTGAGAAAAAACATCAGCACTGTCATCTAATGAGGCAACAAACAGTTTAATTCTTTCTTCTTTATCAAAAGGAATATCAAGACTCTCCATAACAAGCAGCAATCTTTCAAGTCCGATAGCAAATCCCATTCCGGGCATTGATTTGCCTCCGATTTCTTCGATTAAATTATCATATCTTCCGCCGCCACATACAGTTCCCTGTGCGCCAATATCAGTTGATATAAATTCAAAAACTGTTTTGGTATAATAATCAAGACCTCTCACAATGCCTTTATCAATGTTGTAATCAATCTTCATACTGTCAAGATATTCACACACTTTATCAAAATGAGTTTTACATGAATCACACACACTGTCAAACATTGTAGGTGCATCTTTCATAATATTTTGACACACGCTTGATTTACAGTCAAAAATTCGCATTGGATTTTTAAGTAGCCTGTCCTTACATGTATCACATAAAGATTCTTTTTTATCATTAAGAAATTCAAGTAATTTTTTGTTATACTCTTTTCTGCACTCGGGACAACCAATGTTATTTATGTTAAGTGTCAGTTTTTTAATACCTAAAGTATCAAAAATTCTTTTTGCTATTGAAATAACTTCCGCATCACATGAAGGAAGAGATGAACCATACATTTCAACCCCGAACTGTCTGAATTCTCTTAACCTGCCTGCCTGAGGTTTTTCATATCTGTAACATGGAATAATATAGTAAAGTTTAGTAGGCTGACTTTCAGCATACATACCCGTTTCGATAAAACTTCTTGCAGCTCCGGCAGTCCCTTCAGGTCTTAAAGTAATACTCCTGTCG encodes:
- a CDS encoding DUF4340 domain-containing protein: MKKYKNYVILGCIIIFLVIGLAIVSGIDTTSDKDNDIYESIEIYSVLSSDISSVFIKNEFGEYNVLYGDEIKILGKQIEKDDEKLEYLLTEISSMYASEIADENVVSLSDFGLLNPLAELELSLKDNSKIKIYIGNKTPTDSGYYVKLNDENKVYIVSTYSVDTILRKLDYYRNTVLFSFEISDINEFSYTNGTKTVSFKRNDSNDLNRNSFAAFNMKTPYDWAAESSKLEEVFNLLKELKIIEYVEDNPTDLSQYGLNPYSYKISLKDKNNNIYNMNIGSNVDGKYYIKMDSKNSVYFVDAKGFEFLNYEPTAFLQQFVCIRPIDNVATLSYIHNDINASFDIKKVDTEVHDIKYKGKLIDQKKFKEAYTEIISMKISGTLSYTPNTAPILEYTFTYTNSDSDTIKYYKYDDRKIAVAVNGVINFYVDISEFNMRINKIDDIIRNKI
- a CDS encoding ABC transporter; amino-acid sequence: MKAIFKRELNSYFNSPLIYILMSLFLVISFVFFILYNVMYGYTTLLYVCYNINTVFVFLVPIITMRLFAEEKTQKTDQLLFTSPNSITSIVMGKFLSAYVVYALIMSIILIYAFIISLFAPFDFTSFLILYVGELILGAAFVSVGVFVSSVSNNLIISALVSFAMLIVFYFAEMIPNIFGNPQWLYDMFSFFSLSIRFDNFGMGLLAWDSIMYYLSFAGIFIFLTIRMIDKKRWE
- a CDS encoding ATP-binding cassette domain-containing protein, with amino-acid sequence MIEISHLYKNYGKRPCLKDISFTVNKGEILGFLGPNGAGKTTTMSIITGYLSYTKGSVKVDGLEVLDNPTEVKKKIGYLPELPPVYLDMTVLEYLKFVYELKKVKLDLNKHIVEVMKSVGILDVKDRLIKHLSKGYKQRVGFASALIGDPEILILDEPTVGLDPKQIIEIRNVIKELGKSKTIIISSHILQEISAICDRVVIISKGQIVAEDSPENLSNIHTTKQQLTVRIAGERNAIKNVLESVTGIRKIKEVGIKENDSYDFIIDVEAGFDVRKTLFNALAVKSMPILMLQASKMSLEDVFIELTNQNLGRGN
- the aspS gene encoding aspartate--tRNA ligase produces the protein MAENIKGMKRTSRVALLTKDDIGKEVTLMGWVHNYRNLGSLLFIDLRDVSGICQVFFGEDCEESLKEKASTLRKEFVIAIKGVVQKRGGAVNPNLKTGEIEVKVSELRILSKSETPPFAIEENSDANEALRLKYRYLDLRRKDMKENLILRHKVAKSARDYYDANGFLEIETPMLTKSTPEGARDYLVPSRVHPNKFYALPQSPQQYKQLLMLSSMDRYIQIVKCFRDEDLRADRQPEFTQIDLEMSFVNEDDVMEINEGFIKHLFKDVMDMDIKTPFLRLPYKEAMDRFGSDKPDLRYKMELCDLSDVLKNTDFNVFSSAINNGGSVRCIKVDGKEDGTQSLSRKEIDALTEFVKTYGAKGLAYMIVDNDGVRSSVLKFLKEEEIEGMIEKTSAKPGDILLIVADKNSVVYDSLGALRCHIAAKLDIINKDEFNFLWVVDFPLFEYDEEEKRFNAKHHPFTSPKDDDIELLDTEPQNVRAKAYDMVLNGCEIGGGSIRIFDTELQQKMFEKLGFTKEQAWAQFGHLMEAFKYGTPPHGGMAYGLDRLVMLLAKKDSIRDVIAFPKVQNASELMTDAPNLVDDKQLQELYIKCVKSE
- a CDS encoding histidine--tRNA ligase, with the translated sequence MIVNAPKGTIDITPKDVYKWHYIEKKLRDISDKYNFKEIRTPNFEHTELFQRGVGDTTDVVSKEMYTFLDKGDRSITLRPEGTAGAARSFIETGMYAESQPTKLYYIIPCYRYEKPQAGRLREFRQFGVEMYGSSLPSCDAEVISIAKRIFDTLGIKKLTLNINNIGCPECRKEYNKKLLEFLNDKKESLCDTCKDRLLKNPMRIFDCKSSVCQNIMKDAPTMFDSVCDSCKTHFDKVCEYLDSMKIDYNIDKGIVRGLDYYTKTVFEFISTDIGAQGTVCGGGRYDNLIEEIGGKSMPGMGFAIGLERLLLVMESLDIPFDKEERIKLFVASLDDSADVFSQKLVSDLRENNVKCEKDFMGRTLKAQLKYANKINAEYTVVIGEEEINNNKFNIKNMDSGETVLLNYDELLNMFGGN